A portion of the Flavobacterium limnophilum genome contains these proteins:
- a CDS encoding MarR family winged helix-turn-helix transcriptional regulator, translating to MENKLKLTNQVCFPVYSLAKEIVNRYRPFLEEMGLTYPQYLVMLILWEQSEQTVSELGEKLKLDSGTLTPLLKRLEQKKLVSRIRSAKDERVVKISTTDEGQKLQTKASGIPQQLAQSMHLAEEDLLMLKNVIENILVKMKQNKES from the coding sequence ATGGAAAATAAATTGAAATTAACCAATCAGGTATGTTTTCCGGTATACAGTCTGGCAAAAGAAATTGTCAACCGCTACCGTCCTTTCCTCGAGGAAATGGGACTAACCTATCCGCAGTATCTGGTTATGCTGATATTGTGGGAACAAAGCGAACAAACAGTTTCGGAATTAGGCGAAAAATTAAAACTGGATAGCGGAACGCTAACTCCTTTGTTGAAAAGATTGGAACAAAAAAAACTTGTTTCCAGAATCAGAAGCGCAAAAGATGAAAGGGTTGTGAAAATTTCAACTACCGATGAGGGACAAAAATTACAAACAAAAGCCAGTGGAATTCCCCAACAACTCGCGCAATCCATGCATCTTGCAGAAGAAGATTTACTTATGCTCAAAAATGTAATTGAAAATATATTAGTCAAAATGAAACAAAATAAAGAATCATGA
- a CDS encoding 2-isopropylmalate synthase, producing the protein MNREKVQIFDTTLRDGEQVPGCKLDTHQKLVIANRLDEMGVDVIEAGFPVSSPGDFLSVSEISKIVKNATVCGLTRAVKNDIDVAAAALKNAKKPRIHTGIGTSNSHIVHKLNTTREDIIVRAKYAVSYAKSYVEDVEFYAEDAGRTENDFLARVCEEVIKSGATVLNIPDTTGYCLPEEYGAKIKYLKENVKGIENVIISCHCHNDLGMATANSIAGVINGARQIECTINGIGERAGNTALEEVVMILRQHPYLNLDTNINARQLNEMSRLVSDSMGMIVQPNKAIVGANAFSHSSGIHQDGVIKNRETYEIMDPLEVGVNESSIILTARSGRAALAYRAKKVGYELTKVQLDIVYVEFLKFADIKKEVLDSDIHQIIEACKIGSDLIRN; encoded by the coding sequence ATGAATAGAGAGAAAGTCCAAATTTTTGATACCACCTTAAGAGATGGTGAGCAAGTCCCAGGATGCAAATTAGATACCCATCAAAAACTCGTCATTGCAAATAGATTGGACGAAATGGGAGTCGATGTAATTGAAGCCGGTTTTCCTGTTTCGAGTCCCGGAGATTTTTTGTCCGTTTCTGAAATAAGCAAAATTGTAAAAAATGCCACTGTTTGTGGTCTTACCAGAGCGGTTAAAAATGATATCGACGTGGCTGCGGCGGCTTTGAAAAACGCCAAGAAACCTCGTATCCATACCGGAATTGGAACCTCAAATTCACACATCGTACACAAACTCAACACCACGAGAGAAGATATTATTGTGCGAGCAAAATATGCCGTTTCTTATGCCAAATCTTATGTTGAAGACGTAGAGTTTTATGCAGAAGATGCCGGAAGAACCGAGAATGATTTCTTGGCTCGAGTCTGTGAGGAAGTGATAAAATCAGGAGCCACGGTATTGAATATTCCAGACACGACAGGATACTGTTTGCCAGAAGAATATGGTGCCAAAATAAAATACTTGAAAGAAAACGTAAAAGGAATTGAAAACGTGATTATTTCATGTCATTGCCACAACGATTTGGGTATGGCTACCGCCAATTCGATTGCAGGTGTAATCAATGGTGCTAGACAAATAGAATGTACCATCAACGGAATAGGGGAAAGAGCAGGAAACACGGCACTTGAAGAAGTAGTCATGATTCTTAGACAGCACCCGTATTTGAATTTAGATACTAATATCAATGCCAGACAGCTTAACGAAATGAGTCGTTTGGTTTCAGATAGCATGGGAATGATTGTGCAACCCAACAAAGCCATTGTGGGAGCCAACGCTTTTTCGCACAGTTCCGGAATTCACCAAGACGGTGTCATCAAAAACAGGGAAACCTATGAAATCATGGATCCTTTGGAAGTAGGAGTCAATGAATCTTCCATCATTCTTACGGCAAGAAGCGGTAGGGCAGCCTTGGCTTACAGAGCCAAAAAAGTAGGTTATGAATTGACCAAAGTACAATTGGACATCGTATATGTAGAGTTCTTGAAATTTGCCGACATTAAAAAAGAAGTGTTAGACTCTGATATTCATCAAATTATTGAAGCTTGCAAAATTGGAAGCGACTTAATAAGAAATTAA
- a CDS encoding DUF6577 family protein, whose protein sequence is MDKSFKIKELNLFFKDYDTFSRGDLYAFYLQFDKELKETTFRWRIYNLKQQKVINTVARSIYTLSSKSEFYPAIAAKEEKIFSTISRQFPMLKGCIWNTNIVNELMLHIPKKSLTIIEVENEAIELVFNFLKNEGHKNLFFQPGEKEIQHYIASLENAIIVQSLVTKSPTQLVSKTTTTTLEKLLVDIYSNKNLFSTYQGTELIHIFNKAYDKYILDFSKMLSYASRRNKKKELIDFLETKTDIQNTYAK, encoded by the coding sequence TTGGACAAATCGTTTAAAATAAAAGAACTAAACTTGTTTTTCAAGGACTATGATACGTTTTCGAGAGGGGATTTATATGCCTTTTATTTACAATTCGATAAAGAGTTAAAAGAAACTACTTTCAGGTGGAGAATATACAATTTAAAGCAACAAAAAGTAATCAATACTGTGGCTAGAAGTATATATACACTTTCGAGTAAGTCGGAATTTTATCCTGCTATTGCTGCAAAAGAAGAAAAAATATTTAGTACTATTTCCAGACAGTTTCCAATGTTGAAGGGTTGTATTTGGAATACGAATATAGTTAATGAATTGATGCTTCACATTCCAAAAAAATCTTTAACAATCATTGAAGTGGAGAACGAAGCAATAGAATTGGTTTTTAATTTCTTGAAAAATGAAGGCCATAAAAATCTTTTTTTTCAACCTGGTGAAAAAGAAATACAGCATTATATAGCTTCTTTAGAAAATGCAATAATTGTGCAATCATTGGTTACAAAATCACCAACACAGTTGGTTTCAAAAACGACAACGACGACTTTGGAAAAACTTTTGGTCGATATTTATTCCAATAAAAACCTGTTCAGTACCTATCAAGGAACCGAATTAATACATATTTTTAATAAAGCATACGATAAATACATTTTAGATTTTTCGAAAATGTTAAGTTATGCCTCCAGAAGAAATAAAAAAAAGGAACTAATTGATTTCTTGGAAACTAAAACTGATATTCAAAATACGTATGCCAAATGA
- a CDS encoding helix-turn-helix transcriptional regulator, whose product MDMKNKEIEVENIWNDKKKSEVKKVILSHSVKQSKEQLLRNQLLSIQYKLEDYIQNESDDVEVLKVLDFVKMYLKALNLTKRELATYFEMKDSNLHKYLSGERKLNAKVVLKLSTFSHTKPEQWYRVQVKNELIELNKEKANVDYYKKYDYRNLVEV is encoded by the coding sequence ATGGACATGAAAAATAAAGAAATTGAAGTTGAAAATATTTGGAATGACAAGAAGAAGAGTGAAGTAAAAAAAGTAATCCTATCACATTCTGTCAAACAATCCAAAGAGCAGTTATTAAGGAATCAATTGCTTTCCATCCAGTACAAATTAGAAGATTATATCCAGAATGAAAGTGATGATGTGGAAGTTTTGAAAGTACTTGATTTTGTCAAGATGTATTTGAAAGCACTTAATCTTACCAAGCGAGAACTTGCAACCTATTTTGAAATGAAAGACAGCAATCTTCATAAATACCTTTCAGGTGAAAGAAAGTTAAATGCAAAAGTAGTATTGAAGCTAAGTACTTTTTCGCATACTAAACCCGAGCAATGGTATCGAGTTCAGGTAAAGAATGAGTTAATAGAATTGAATAAAGAAAAAGCAAACGTAGACTATTATAAAAAATATGATTATCGTAATCTAGTAGAGGTATAA
- a CDS encoding AAA family ATPase produces the protein MKKIEAIQHIKNIGKFNNCEIAGCQFNDNTIIYGKNTLGKSTLTSIFRSLQTGNKKIIEGKKTFGSTNQPAIKIRFTDGTNRELIDFNSHKWSEGKPNILIFDTQFISENVFQGEQITFDNQKSLNQIIIGAKGLDLNIAIQNLQNELTELTERKRKLTSDFNKLLPSSEFENITIEKFCALPELSELDEQILSKKEEYERAKNKEVITKALDNHLSYFQSIINLDINNVLQKTINFNHQEIEQHIKNHWKSHKASKDFLKQGLELTKDDKKSCVFCGQNLGESELNLIKTYEGFFKGEYQQIQNQVLTIKGQIDKTNLEGQIGKFLLDIEKYSLKTELNSVFFAEITSEYIWLIEDLRLKSNDLYFIPLKNYSESIIDGLKQLTIEIQRIIEKYFPKNNSTISLSEILTQIKSLELSKKRIQDAYKNICKDYHEINEEFEKKRVLRESKRKDLEVYSLEIFDKHKSSINDYLHRMGANFMIDDLLPIKKLKGSDEKLFSIKFYNSHQVKLDSSDDEIPNFKNSLSESDKRALAFAFFLSLLGHDNELDNKILVFDDPFSSFDEERKRDTIQLLADIQFNDGIVVKIPLQKIILTHEKTFYREIYLKSFIQPHTLKIEFDGFINGINTSTIKHCNIDEEFPDDQILAKIKRLKEIHISRSFNEKYDGDCRIVLENIFKRKYSFILEEAIKQRKSVRTFTTTLESKYSQSDYSKLLRLCNDLNIELHDNNAQPSEGDHASILRDFFECLEII, from the coding sequence ATGAAGAAAATTGAAGCTATTCAGCACATAAAAAATATTGGAAAATTTAATAATTGTGAAATAGCTGGATGTCAATTCAATGACAACACAATTATTTATGGTAAAAACACTTTAGGAAAAAGTACATTAACTTCTATATTCCGTTCTTTACAAACTGGTAATAAGAAAATAATAGAAGGAAAAAAAACTTTTGGAAGTACAAATCAACCCGCAATCAAGATTAGATTTACTGACGGAACAAACAGAGAACTTATTGACTTCAATAGTCATAAGTGGTCAGAAGGAAAACCTAATATTTTAATTTTCGATACCCAATTCATTTCAGAAAACGTTTTTCAAGGAGAACAAATTACTTTTGATAATCAAAAGAGCTTAAACCAAATTATTATTGGTGCTAAAGGATTAGATTTAAATATTGCTATACAAAATCTACAAAATGAATTAACTGAATTAACTGAAAGGAAAAGAAAATTAACTTCTGATTTTAATAAGCTTTTGCCATCATCAGAATTTGAAAATATCACGATTGAAAAGTTTTGTGCATTACCAGAATTAAGTGAACTTGATGAACAAATCTTGTCTAAGAAAGAAGAATATGAAAGAGCAAAGAATAAAGAAGTTATTACAAAAGCTCTTGACAATCATTTGTCTTATTTTCAAAGTATAATAAATTTAGATATAAACAATGTTCTTCAAAAAACAATAAATTTTAATCATCAAGAAATTGAACAACACATAAAAAATCATTGGAAAAGCCACAAAGCAAGTAAAGATTTTTTGAAACAAGGGCTCGAATTAACTAAAGATGATAAAAAATCTTGCGTTTTCTGCGGGCAAAATTTAGGCGAAAGTGAGCTAAATTTAATAAAAACTTACGAAGGATTTTTTAAAGGTGAATATCAACAAATACAAAATCAAGTTCTAACAATAAAAGGACAAATAGATAAAACAAATTTAGAAGGTCAAATTGGAAAATTCCTTTTAGACATCGAAAAATATTCACTTAAAACTGAACTAAATTCAGTTTTTTTTGCGGAAATAACTTCAGAATATATATGGTTGATAGAAGATTTAAGATTAAAGTCGAATGACTTATACTTCATTCCTTTGAAAAATTATTCAGAATCAATTATTGATGGTCTAAAGCAACTGACAATAGAAATTCAACGCATAATTGAAAAATACTTTCCAAAAAACAATTCAACAATTAGTTTGTCAGAAATCTTAACTCAGATTAAATCTTTAGAATTAAGTAAAAAGAGGATCCAAGATGCATATAAAAATATCTGCAAAGATTATCATGAAATTAATGAGGAATTTGAAAAGAAACGCGTATTAAGAGAATCAAAAAGAAAAGATTTAGAGGTTTATTCACTTGAGATTTTTGATAAACATAAATCATCTATAAACGACTATTTACATAGAATGGGTGCCAATTTTATGATTGATGATTTATTACCAATCAAAAAACTTAAAGGTTCTGATGAAAAATTATTCTCAATTAAATTTTATAATTCTCATCAAGTTAAACTTGATTCCAGCGATGATGAGATCCCTAACTTTAAAAACTCATTGAGTGAAAGTGACAAACGAGCACTAGCCTTTGCTTTCTTTCTATCGTTATTAGGTCATGACAATGAATTAGATAATAAAATTTTGGTTTTTGATGATCCTTTCTCATCGTTTGACGAAGAGAGAAAAAGAGACACAATTCAACTTTTGGCTGATATTCAATTCAACGATGGTATAGTTGTTAAAATTCCCTTGCAAAAAATAATTTTAACTCACGAAAAAACATTTTACAGAGAAATCTATCTTAAATCATTTATACAACCTCATACTTTAAAAATAGAGTTTGATGGATTTATAAATGGAATAAATACAAGTACAATAAAACATTGCAACATTGATGAAGAATTTCCTGACGACCAAATACTTGCAAAAATAAAACGTCTTAAAGAAATTCACATAAGTCGCTCATTTAATGAAAAATATGACGGAGATTGCAGAATTGTACTTGAAAACATTTTTAAAAGAAAATATTCTTTCATTTTAGAAGAAGCTATTAAACAAAGAAAAAGTGTTAGAACTTTTACCACTACTTTAGAGAGCAAATACTCACAATCAGATTACAGTAAACTTTTAAGATTATGTAACGACTTAAATATTGAATTACATGACAATAATGCACAACCATCAGAAGGTGATCATGCGTCAATTTTAAGAGACTTTTTTGAATGTTTAGAAATTATATAA
- a CDS encoding organic hydroperoxide resistance protein, protein MKSLYTTVATATGGRNGHVKSENGIINLQVRYPKALGGANEDYANPEMLFAAGYSACFDSALNLVIKNEKIQTGETTVTAKVSIGQIENGGFGLAVELHANIPATTMEQAQALMEKAHQVCPYSNATRGNIEVKLTVSNN, encoded by the coding sequence ATGAAGTCATTATATACAACTGTCGCAACAGCCACGGGAGGAAGAAACGGACATGTAAAAAGCGAAAACGGCATCATAAATTTGCAGGTGAGGTATCCAAAAGCTTTGGGTGGAGCCAACGAAGACTATGCCAACCCTGAAATGCTTTTTGCAGCGGGTTACTCGGCTTGCTTTGACAGCGCCTTGAACCTAGTCATCAAGAACGAAAAAATTCAAACGGGTGAAACTACAGTTACCGCCAAAGTGAGTATCGGCCAAATAGAAAACGGAGGTTTTGGACTGGCAGTCGAACTGCACGCCAATATTCCTGCCACAACAATGGAACAAGCGCAGGCATTGATGGAAAAAGCACATCAAGTTTGCCCCTATTCCAACGCCACAAGGGGAAATATTGAGGTAAAATTAACCGTTTCAAATAATTAA
- the leuB gene encoding 3-isopropylmalate dehydrogenase: MNLKIAVLSGDGIGPEVTLQAKKALYAIGVVYNHEFVFEDAYIGAIAIEKTGKPLPEQTLNLCRNTDSILFGAIGDPKYDNDPNAKVRPEQGLLKLRKELGLFANIRPIKAYPKLMGSSPIKKEVLQGTDFVVYRELNGGMYFGEKTTNEAGTYASDLCEYNEDEIAKIAHLAFKAAQSRRKKVTLVDKANVMETSRLWRRVVTEIAKEYPEVTLECLYVDNAAMQIIVNPRQFDILLTDNLFGDILSDEASVISGSIGLMSSASIGDSHSLFEPIHGCYTEAKDKNIANPIASILSVALLLEHFGLITESKKVIAAVEKAILSNVVTVDLKVDSQFGTNEVGDFISNCILNEGDSYFKKDFVQIGQSTIV; the protein is encoded by the coding sequence ATGAATTTAAAAATAGCAGTACTTTCAGGAGATGGCATTGGTCCAGAAGTGACTTTGCAGGCCAAAAAAGCCTTGTATGCTATTGGCGTGGTTTACAATCACGAATTTGTTTTTGAAGATGCCTACATTGGAGCCATTGCCATCGAAAAAACTGGAAAACCGCTTCCGGAACAAACCTTGAATTTGTGTAGAAACACCGATTCGATTTTGTTTGGAGCCATTGGAGACCCGAAATACGACAATGATCCGAATGCCAAAGTGCGTCCCGAGCAAGGATTACTCAAGCTTCGCAAAGAATTGGGTTTGTTTGCCAATATTAGACCCATCAAAGCCTATCCCAAATTAATGGGTTCGTCCCCGATAAAGAAAGAAGTTTTGCAAGGAACGGATTTCGTGGTGTACCGGGAATTGAACGGGGGAATGTATTTTGGAGAAAAAACAACAAACGAAGCAGGAACTTATGCTTCGGATTTGTGTGAATACAATGAAGACGAGATTGCAAAAATTGCCCATTTAGCCTTCAAGGCAGCACAATCCAGACGCAAAAAAGTGACCTTGGTGGACAAAGCCAACGTGATGGAAACCTCCCGTTTGTGGCGAAGAGTCGTTACCGAAATTGCCAAGGAATACCCAGAGGTAACTTTAGAATGTTTGTATGTGGACAATGCCGCGATGCAAATCATAGTAAATCCAAGACAGTTTGACATTTTGCTGACCGATAATTTATTTGGTGATATTTTGTCTGACGAGGCCAGCGTTATTTCGGGTTCCATCGGATTGATGTCATCGGCATCCATTGGAGACAGCCATTCGTTATTCGAACCGATTCACGGTTGTTACACCGAAGCGAAAGACAAAAACATTGCCAATCCAATCGCATCGATACTGTCTGTAGCCTTGTTGTTGGAACATTTTGGACTGATTACCGAATCCAAGAAAGTCATTGCAGCGGTAGAGAAAGCCATTCTCAGCAATGTCGTCACCGTGGATTTGAAAGTAGATTCGCAATTCGGTACCAATGAAGTAGGGGATTTTATTTCGAATTGTATCCTGAACGAAGGCGATTCTTATTTCAAGAAGGATTTTGTTCAAATAGGACAATCCACGATAGTATAA
- a CDS encoding helix-turn-helix domain-containing protein, giving the protein MKFPENNIIDTWLEKNGNPEITKLVEKNLAIANKIHELLVERNLKPADLARLLNKKASEISKWLTGTHTFTTKTITKIETVLGTDIIHIEAQKEYVYFKVLVKDQEVEEEMALEESAVFSNLDMDKKAS; this is encoded by the coding sequence ATGAAATTCCCGGAAAACAACATAATTGATACTTGGTTAGAGAAAAATGGCAATCCTGAAATTACAAAATTAGTGGAGAAAAACCTTGCCATTGCAAACAAGATCCACGAGTTGCTGGTAGAACGCAATCTAAAACCAGCAGATTTAGCGCGTTTATTAAACAAAAAAGCTTCTGAAATCAGTAAATGGTTGACAGGAACTCACACTTTTACCACTAAAACGATTACCAAAATTGAAACAGTTTTGGGAACCGATATCATCCATATTGAAGCTCAAAAAGAATACGTATATTTCAAAGTATTGGTGAAAGATCAGGAAGTGGAAGAAGAAATGGCACTCGAGGAATCAGCAGTGTTTTCAAATTTAGATATGGACAAAAAAGCTTCTTAA
- a CDS encoding nucleotidyl transferase AbiEii/AbiGii toxin family protein, giving the protein MIDKKSLSKDWIEQKRILVSKKDPSIMESMIYALYLLEQLKLSKLDFIFKGGTSLILLLENPSRFSVDIDIIVNPEITKDEIEKYLSIILKEETFSSCTLDEKRSYKEGIPKAHYSFKYKSSVPTLSRENEKVGNPEREILLDILFSENHYPKLIEVPIKTDWLAHINEEITVLVPDINAIAGDKLTAYAPNTTGIPYGKDKEKEIIKQLFDIGCLFDYIDDFEVFESSFIAIALKEIEYRKEQEINSVETILNDIIETSLLIAKRENQLNEKDKNNYAELIRGINQFNHFVYSGAFRIEDAQLASAKAAFLAANVLSKSKTKIIRFNDKNAGHLALIEHPDYNFLNKKLKFVAKGEALFYWKKTIELIS; this is encoded by the coding sequence ATGATCGATAAAAAATCACTCTCAAAGGATTGGATAGAACAAAAAAGAATACTGGTTTCAAAAAAAGACCCAAGCATAATGGAAAGTATGATTTATGCTTTGTATTTGCTCGAACAGCTTAAATTATCGAAACTTGACTTTATTTTCAAAGGAGGAACAAGTTTAATATTGCTTTTAGAAAATCCAAGTCGTTTTTCAGTTGATATAGACATTATTGTAAATCCGGAAATCACAAAAGACGAAATCGAAAAGTATCTTTCAATAATTCTAAAAGAGGAAACTTTTTCGAGTTGTACTTTAGATGAAAAACGAAGTTACAAAGAGGGCATTCCTAAAGCACATTATAGCTTCAAATACAAATCTTCTGTACCAACATTATCAAGAGAAAATGAAAAAGTAGGCAATCCGGAAAGAGAAATACTTTTGGATATTTTATTTTCAGAAAACCATTATCCAAAATTAATTGAAGTTCCAATAAAAACCGATTGGTTAGCACACATAAATGAAGAAATAACAGTTTTAGTTCCTGATATTAACGCCATTGCTGGAGATAAATTAACAGCGTATGCACCTAACACGACAGGCATTCCATACGGTAAAGACAAAGAAAAAGAAATTATCAAACAACTCTTTGATATCGGATGTTTATTTGATTATATAGATGATTTTGAAGTTTTCGAAAGCTCCTTTATTGCAATAGCGCTGAAAGAAATAGAATATCGAAAAGAACAAGAAATTAATTCCGTCGAAACTATTTTGAACGACATTATTGAAACCAGTTTGTTAATAGCAAAGAGAGAAAATCAGCTTAATGAAAAGGATAAAAATAATTATGCCGAATTAATAAGAGGAATCAATCAATTTAATCATTTTGTTTACAGCGGAGCTTTTAGGATAGAGGATGCTCAATTGGCAAGTGCAAAAGCCGCTTTTCTTGCAGCAAATGTTTTATCAAAATCGAAAACTAAAATCATCCGATTTAACGATAAAAATGCAGGGCATCTTGCATTAATAGAACATCCTGATTATAACTTCCTGAACAAAAAATTAAAGTTTGTTGCAAAAGGAGAAGCGCTTTTCTATTGGAAAAAAACTATTGAATTAATTTCTTAA
- a CDS encoding NAD(P)H-dependent oxidoreductase, whose product MSLIEDLNWRHAVKAFDPTKKASQENIDKIIEAARLAPTSSGLQPFKLIVVTNQELKDKLAAGALNPDCMRECSHVIIFAAWNRYTAERIDGVYDFTTDVRELPRGRFESYTDKLKDIYLKEPAEINFAHTARQTYIALGLAMAQAAELKVDTCPVEGFDNKVVDNVLELEKYGLKSVSLMYAGVSDPQRDWIAPMKKVRIPTKDFVIELN is encoded by the coding sequence ATGTCATTAATTGAAGATTTAAACTGGAGACACGCGGTTAAAGCATTTGATCCAACAAAAAAAGCAAGTCAGGAAAACATTGATAAAATAATAGAAGCAGCAAGATTGGCTCCTACTTCCTCGGGCTTGCAACCCTTTAAACTAATTGTGGTCACAAATCAGGAACTCAAAGACAAATTAGCTGCCGGAGCATTGAATCCGGATTGTATGAGGGAATGTTCCCACGTCATCATATTCGCGGCTTGGAACAGATATACGGCCGAAAGAATTGATGGCGTTTACGACTTTACCACCGACGTAAGAGAATTGCCAAGAGGACGCTTCGAAAGTTATACAGACAAGTTGAAAGACATTTACCTCAAGGAACCTGCCGAAATCAACTTTGCCCACACGGCAAGACAAACCTATATTGCTCTAGGACTGGCAATGGCACAAGCAGCAGAGTTAAAAGTGGACACTTGTCCTGTGGAAGGTTTCGACAATAAAGTGGTGGACAATGTTTTGGAACTGGAAAAATACGGACTGAAAAGCGTTTCCCTGATGTATGCAGGTGTTTCCGACCCGCAAAGAGACTGGATTGCCCCAATGAAAAAGGTAAGAATACCCACAAAAGATTTTGTGATCGAGTTGAACTAA
- a CDS encoding DUF885 domain-containing protein, whose amino-acid sequence MKKLILPILLLVFLSSCNKSIKSADGGDDNKKFDQYKDRFINSFWELNPDWAASLGNHKLDSVLVVPDSHFIKKSLDFANANLDSLQNYSVENLSDNNKTDFYMIQNQLESTVFSANEMKSYEWNPAEYNVCGAFAEILNGNYDSIDNRLRNFSLKMKNIPAYYEAAKKNIKNPTLEHTQLAIEQNLGGASVFETDLVAALAKSQLSEAEKKTILDQSKVAVAAIKSYADWLKKLDNKSPRSFRLGSELYAKKFNFDIQSAYTADEMYEKAVAHKKELHDEMFVLANKLWTKYMGSAPKPTDKLELIKQVIDKVSLQHTTPEKFQSEIEKQIPELTAYVKAKDLLYIDPSKPLVVRKEPAYMAGVAGASISAAGPYDKNGNTYYNVGSMQGWTAERAESYLREYNDYILQILNIHEAVPGHYTQLVYSNQSPSIIKSVFGNGAMVEGWAVYAERMMLESGYKNSDEMWLMYYKFHLRATINTILDISVHTRNMAKEDAITMMTREGFQQQAEADGKWKRATLSQVQLCSYYTGFNEIYELRELLKEKEGAKFNLKAFHEKFLSYGSAPVKYIKELMLAKE is encoded by the coding sequence ATGAAAAAATTAATTTTACCCATTTTGTTGCTTGTCTTTCTTTCTTCCTGCAACAAGAGTATAAAATCAGCCGATGGGGGAGACGACAACAAGAAATTTGATCAATACAAAGATCGTTTCATCAACTCTTTTTGGGAATTGAATCCCGATTGGGCGGCCAGCCTTGGGAATCATAAATTGGATAGCGTCTTAGTTGTTCCCGATTCCCATTTTATCAAAAAATCGCTGGATTTTGCCAACGCCAACTTGGATTCGTTGCAAAATTATAGTGTGGAAAATCTTTCGGACAACAACAAAACCGATTTCTACATGATCCAGAACCAATTGGAAAGCACGGTTTTCTCCGCCAATGAAATGAAATCTTATGAATGGAATCCTGCGGAATACAATGTTTGCGGGGCTTTTGCCGAAATTCTCAACGGGAATTATGATTCGATCGACAATAGACTGCGCAACTTCAGTTTGAAGATGAAGAATATCCCGGCCTATTATGAAGCCGCCAAAAAGAACATCAAGAATCCTACTTTGGAACATACCCAATTGGCCATTGAACAGAATTTAGGTGGTGCATCCGTTTTTGAAACCGACTTGGTTGCCGCCTTGGCCAAAAGCCAATTGTCGGAAGCCGAGAAAAAAACGATTTTGGACCAATCCAAAGTGGCCGTTGCTGCCATCAAATCGTATGCCGATTGGTTGAAAAAATTGGACAACAAAAGCCCGCGTTCTTTCCGTTTGGGCTCCGAATTGTATGCCAAAAAATTCAATTTCGACATTCAATCCGCTTACACTGCGGATGAAATGTATGAAAAAGCCGTGGCACACAAGAAAGAATTGCACGACGAAATGTTTGTGCTTGCCAACAAATTGTGGACAAAATATATGGGTTCGGCTCCTAAACCCACGGATAAATTGGAACTTATCAAGCAAGTCATCGACAAAGTTTCGTTGCAGCACACCACCCCAGAAAAATTTCAATCGGAAATAGAGAAACAAATTCCGGAATTGACCGCTTACGTAAAAGCCAAAGATTTGCTTTACATCGATCCATCGAAACCGCTTGTTGTCCGCAAAGAGCCCGCGTATATGGCCGGAGTTGCCGGTGCTTCCATTTCGGCTGCCGGACCGTATGACAAGAATGGCAATACTTACTATAATGTGGGCAGCATGCAAGGCTGGACTGCCGAAAGAGCCGAAAGTTATTTGAGGGAATACAATGATTACATCTTGCAGATTTTGAACATCCACGAAGCCGTTCCCGGACATTACACGCAATTGGTGTACAGCAACCAATCACCAAGCATCATCAAATCCGTTTTTGGAAATGGTGCCATGGTAGAAGGTTGGGCGGTCTATGCCGAGCGAATGATGCTGGAAAGTGGTTATAAAAATTCGGATGAAATGTGGTTGATGTATTATAAATTTCATTTGCGTGCAACCATCAACACCATTTTGGACATCAGCGTCCACACCCGAAACATGGCCAAAGAGGATGCCATTACCATGATGACCCGAGAAGGATTCCAGCAACAAGCCGAAGCTGACGGCAAATGGAAACGCGCTACCTTGAGCCAAGTGCAGTTGTGTTCGTATTACACGGGTTTCAACGAAATCTATGAATTGAGGGAATTGTTGAAGGAAAAAGAGGGAGCTAAATTCAACTTGAAAGCCTTTCACGAAAAATTCTTGAGCTATGGCAGTGCTCCGGTTAAATACATCAAGGAATTGATGTTGGCGAAGGAGTAA